A region of Kribbella sp. NBC_01245 DNA encodes the following proteins:
- a CDS encoding ABC transporter permease: protein MATTLAARIVPIPSSGLRLVERNFLVYRRSWLVFVSGFFEPVFYLLSIGVGVAALVGDFTLAGGTVVSYTAFVAPAMLASSAMNGAIFDSTYNIFFKMKYLHLYDAILATPMRPWNVATGEITWALLRGACYSAAFIVVMLVMGLIDSWWALLALPVSVLIAFAFAAAGMALTTFMRSWQDFEFVQVSIMPMFLFSATFYPVETYPTAVQWIVEATPLYQGVALIRALTTGSVGWHLLIHVAYLAAMGGIGLYVASRRLGRLLLK, encoded by the coding sequence ATGGCCACCACCCTTGCCGCCCGGATCGTGCCGATACCCAGCAGCGGCCTGCGCCTGGTCGAGCGGAACTTCCTGGTCTACCGCAGGTCCTGGCTGGTCTTCGTCTCGGGCTTCTTCGAGCCGGTCTTCTACTTGCTCTCCATCGGTGTCGGCGTGGCCGCGCTCGTCGGCGACTTCACCCTGGCCGGCGGCACGGTCGTGAGCTACACCGCCTTCGTCGCGCCGGCGATGCTGGCCAGTTCGGCGATGAACGGCGCGATCTTCGACTCGACGTACAACATCTTCTTCAAGATGAAGTACCTGCACCTGTACGACGCGATCCTGGCGACACCGATGCGCCCGTGGAACGTGGCGACCGGTGAGATCACCTGGGCGTTGCTCCGTGGCGCGTGCTACTCGGCCGCGTTCATCGTGGTGATGCTGGTGATGGGCCTGATCGACTCGTGGTGGGCACTGCTCGCGCTACCGGTCTCGGTGCTGATCGCGTTCGCCTTCGCGGCGGCGGGGATGGCGCTGACGACGTTCATGCGCAGCTGGCAGGACTTCGAGTTCGTGCAGGTCTCGATCATGCCGATGTTCCTGTTCTCGGCGACGTTCTACCCGGTCGAGACCTACCCGACCGCCGTCCAGTGGATCGTCGAAGCCACCCCGCTGTATCAAGGCGTCGCGCTGATCCGCGCCCTCACCACCGGCTCCGTCGGCTGGCACCTACTGATCCACGTCGCCTACCTAGCAGCCATGGGCGGCATAGGCCTGTACGTCGCCTCCCGCCGCCTCGGCCGCCTCCTCCTCAAGTAG
- a CDS encoding SigE family RNA polymerase sigma factor, with amino-acid sequence MSDEAEFTGFVHAYSAALLRLAYYLTADRGLAEDLLQVTLTKTFLAWHRIVDRDAVHAYARRTMVRTATAWWRRKSWHGEQVRDVVPDSATADRFGEIDERTRVLAAVRGLPARQRAVVALRFLEDYSEAETARLLGCSPGTVKSHSARALKHLRRTLTEPVPMLDLVEEER; translated from the coding sequence ATGAGTGACGAGGCGGAGTTCACCGGCTTCGTGCACGCCTACTCGGCGGCCCTCTTGCGGCTTGCCTACTACCTGACGGCAGATCGCGGGCTGGCGGAGGACCTGTTGCAGGTGACCCTCACGAAGACCTTCCTGGCCTGGCACCGAATCGTCGATCGCGACGCGGTCCACGCCTACGCCCGCCGGACCATGGTCCGTACGGCGACCGCGTGGTGGCGTCGCAAGTCGTGGCACGGCGAGCAGGTTCGCGACGTCGTACCGGACTCCGCCACGGCCGACCGGTTCGGCGAGATCGACGAACGGACGCGAGTGCTCGCGGCGGTGCGCGGGTTGCCGGCCCGGCAGCGGGCGGTGGTCGCCTTGCGCTTCCTGGAGGACTACTCCGAGGCCGAGACCGCCCGGCTGCTCGGTTGTTCGCCCGGCACGGTCAAGAGCCATAGCGCACGAGCGCTGAAACACCTGCGTCGGACGCTGACCGAGCCGGTCCCGATGCTCGACTTAGTAGAGGAGGAGCGGTGA